A part of Procambarus clarkii isolate CNS0578487 chromosome 21, FALCON_Pclarkii_2.0, whole genome shotgun sequence genomic DNA contains:
- the LOC123760655 gene encoding leukocyte elastase inhibitor, translating into MRVPVIVMTVVGACVGISWPAEPESIWGPFTPLTPVGALLFESVPARVPARAPAQAAGRESGRAPAQAAGREPTRAPAQAAGRDPGRAPAQAARPEPGHAPAQAAGREPGRAPAQAAGQTPGHTLGQAAGQAPGHTATAVAIELGNRIQELALDLSAEISEDSTVTFSPISVTALLSVLLLGARDISYQQLYNIFHLPAGIAEASFHKHFQELIESITQRSPGVTINIATGLFLGKEADVLSDFTSSARVHYDSEVRTLDFRDNSVGATKAINEWVKLRTEGMIPELLTQPLSSQTVFVATNTVFFNGTWETPFNPSFTTDAPFETGTETLQVPMMLSILDVPYIDIPDMDAHMIALPYKGGRFAMFILMPLGPVTANLGDLELRLEANVINNLIKNMVNTKVSVGLPRMRLSYKTSLKKPLATLGADSIFHPQKADFSKLTANQQVWVDDVIHETVIEISETGTKAAASSSASGNRVGSTERFVVNRPVIFFIRDLRSGLPLFWGRLIKPEILGQASG; encoded by the exons ATGCGAGTACCTGTGattgtgatgacggtggtgggggcGTGTGTGGGCATATCCTGGCCTGCTGAGCCCGAGTCAATATGGGGTCCCTTTACTCCACTCACACCTGTTGGCGCACTCTTATTCGAGTCCGTACCCGCCCGTGTACCCGCCCGTGCACCCGCACAAGCAGCCGGACGTGAATCCGGACGTGCACCCGCACAAGCAGCCGGACGTGAACCCACCCGTGCACCCGCGCAAGCAGCCGGACGTGATCCCGGACGTGCACCCGCACAAGCAGCCAGACCTGAACCCGGACATGCACCCGCACAAGCAGCCGGACGTGAACCAGGACGTGCACCCGCACAAGCAGCCGGACAAACACCCGGACATACACTCGGACAAGCAGCCGGACAAGCACCAGGACATACAGCAACAGCTGTGGCCATCGAGCTTGGTAACCGTATCCAGGAG TTGGCGTTGGACCTGTCAGCAGAGATCAGCGAGGACTCCACGGTGACTTTCTCTCCCATAAGTGTGACTGCCCTACTCTCAGTGTTACTGTTAGGAGCTCGCGACATCTCCTATCAGCAGCTATACAATATTTTTCATCTCCCTGCTGGTATAGCTGAGGCCTCATTCCATAAGCACTTCCAGGAGCTCATCGAGTCAATCACCCAGCGCAGCCCAGGCGTCACAATAAACATAGCCACTGGTCTCTTCCTCGGGAAAGAAGCTGATGTCTTATCTGATTTCACCAGCAGTGCACGTGTGCATTACGACAGTGAAGTCCGTACCTTGGATTTCCGCGATAATTCCGTGGGTGCTACTAAAGCCATCAACGAGTGGGTAAAACTACGGACAGAGGGTATGATTCCGGAACTACTAACTCAGCCACTCAGCTCTCAGACTGtgtttgtggcaaccaacaccgttTTTTTCAACGGCACTTGGGAGACACCATTTAACCCTTCATTTACTACTGATGCACCTTTTGAAACTGGAACTGAAACTCTTCAGGTGCCCATGATGCTTTCTATTTTGGATGTACCCTATATAGACATTCCTGATATGGATGCTCACATGATAGCCCTACCTTACAAAGGTGGTCGTTTTGCCATGTTCATTCTGATGCCTCTAGGCCCTGTAACCGCTAACCTGGGGGATCTTGAGCTTCGTTTAGAGGCAAATGTTATTAATAATCTCATCAAGAACATGGTCAACACCAAAGTTAGCGTGGGTTTACCCAGAATGCGCCTCAGCTACAAAACTAGCCTCAAGAAACCTCTCGCAACTCTTGGTGCTGATTCTATTTTCCACCCTCAGAAAGCTGACTTCAGTAAACTGACAGCGAATCAGCAGGTGTGGGTGGACGACGTGATCCACGAGACTGTGATAGAGATCTCTGAAACAGGGACGAAGGCCGCTGCTAGCAGCTCTGCTTCTGGAAACCGCGTAGGAAGTACCGAGAGATTTGTTGTTAACCGGCCAGTTATCTTCTTCATCCGGGACTTACGATCAGGGCTTCCTCTCTTTTGGGGAAGGTTGATAAAGCCTGAAATACTAGGTCAAGCCTCAGGCTGA
- the LOC123760761 gene encoding LOW QUALITY PROTEIN: protein split ends (The sequence of the model RefSeq protein was modified relative to this genomic sequence to represent the inferred CDS: deleted 1 base in 1 codon) codes for MVGVTLWVPTSPSPLGQVDATEATSGAGPRASHTSWENDTPLEAREMEMTASDADKWVWSTSEETSKDDSPTKVSQSRNLFTSLIAPFMGGRQRPRGSHRGREKPKPAVWRPGYPRHPPRRPVAVPNSFHPSGVGPHHVQSDIRRPPHFIPEQSPGDYFSELDAAQPIADANSISSVNIDPSEFSFPRDEDVVYVNDDNNFQQDTGSFIPVSLGNKPSIHLPTSFQPPPKFSNDEISTTTYSSSENVGINDFMLPPANKFSLPFVPSTNTLNSLNVENDNLFFTGDLPASNNKIEGQGFTPAQHVQEQPLQPEESKSQQPSLEQREPQIISSPFVPSQPEEHSSISPLPEPQALLSPPLASQHQQHSLSSPPTASQDSQQSSSPTLPNQHQLHFSTSQTTSSQQHQPTHQQHQSLQQQQHQSQQQQQHQSQQQQSQPHQHQSQPQPQQQESQSHQSQPEQHKLQMHEHHSQQQQYQSQPQQQQPQPHQHQSQPQQQQSQPHQQQSNTHQQQSNTHQQQSNPHEQQSHTHQQHSQPQHQSSTTSIAGSSASSQTSQTTPHDSQLFLVTSLPQSPEITTPQGISDSNPTKRQATSEFRQESSFSQGLNHMLDNSFKQMSQPSLSQNQNHSFEPLPGFNKEDLGPPGSTTEGFQPFESSDEFFDHIFAKTNSFGEKIVAVVTAITPAPHQQPETRDNPSQSTPAGTSPLTTGSTFQTVSFSESISGTLSPSYQTSSSSSAVFHQPPTISISTPSSPQGRSTWSANGITNSPSIDGPWRPLSEDESVTAPLTEVGDAPHPTTTTTSPLHDMFQPGGISDFLSLSSSSGNEERGREKPIADGPPDLENFDMIVLPYKTVEDKTSQTPGTQEVSGRPDQAKEDVSVYLLRRQTPKGTDGPNAAASDHGAPSDPSSTSHVLDKVASQLQTINQHHATSQSQVTSQPQFSSHNQVTSQNQVTIQNEVTSKRDLERELFPTSGEDIEEFMQVLGSLAPPPASFCEHGFCQDHSHDNK; via the exons atggtgggagtgacGTTGTGGGTTCCAACCTCGCCCTCGCCTCTGGGTCAGGTGGACGCCACTGAGGCTACCTCCGGAGCTGGACCTCGAGCTTCACACACCTCCTGGgaaaacgacactcctcttgaggCCAGAGAAATGGAAATGACGGCTTCTGATGCAGATAAGTGGGTTTGGTCAACATCCGAAGAGACCTCCAAAGACGATAGCCCCACGAAGGTCAGTCAGAGTCGCAACTTGTTCACGTCCCTTATCGCTCCCTTCATGGGCGGACGCCAGCGTCCCCGAGGCAGTCATCGGGGACGCGAGAAGCCCAAGCCGGCGGTTTGGAGACCAGGTTATCCCCGGCACCCTCCCCGGCGTCCCGTCGCTGTACCTAACTCATTCCATCCCTCCGGTGTGGGACCACATCATGTCCAGTCGGACATCCGGCGGCCACCACACTTCATCCCCGAACAGTCTCCTGGTGACTACTTCAGCGAGCTTGACGCAGCACAACCTATAGCAGACGCTAACTCCATTTCCTCCGTCAACATAGACCCTTCAGAGTTCTCTTTCCCCAGAGATGAAGATGTTGTTTACGTTAATGATGATAACAATTTCCAACAAGACACCGGGAGCTTTATCCCTGTTTCCTTGGGAAATAAGCCAAGCATACACCTTCCGACCAGTTTTCAACCACCTCCGAAATTTTCC AATGATGAAATCTCGACAACGACTTACTCGTCGTCGGAGAACGTTGGCATCAATGATTTCATGTTACCTCCTGCCA ATAAGTTCTCACTACCTTtcgtaccatcaacaaacactttgAATTCATTGAACGTCGAAAATGACAATCTCTTTTTCACCGGAGACTTGCCTGCTTCTAACAATAAAATCGAGGGGCAAGGTTTCACGCCCGCACAACACGTTCAGGAACAACCGTTACAACCAGAAGAATCAAAATCACAACAGCCATCGCTAGAACAACGTGAACCTCAGATTATTTCATCGCCGTTTgtaccttcacaacccgaagaacACTCCTCGATATCCCCGCTGCCAGAGCCACAGGCTCTTCTGTCTCCACCACTGGcgtcacaacaccagcaacattccCTGTCATCTCCACCTACAGCATCACAAGACAGTCAACAGAGTTCTTCTCCGACGTTACCAAATCAGCATCAGCTTCATTTCTCGACGTCACAGACTACATCTTCGCAACAGCATCAACCAACGCATCAACAACATCAATCactgcagcaacaacaacatcagtcacaacaacaacaacaacatcagtcacaacaacaacaatcacagcCACACCAACATCAgtcacagccacagccacagcaaCAGGAATCACAATCCCATCAGTCACAACCAGAGCAACATAAATTACAAATGCATGAACATCATTCACAACAACAGCAATATCAGtcacagccacaacaacaacaacctcaaccACATCAACATCAGtcacagccacaacaacaacaatctcaACCACATCAACAGCAATCAAACACACATCAACAGCAATCAAACACACATCAACAGCAATCAAACCCGCATGaacaacaatcacacacacatcaacaacatTCACAACCTCAGCACCAGTCATCAACCACATCAATAGCCGGATCATCAGCATCTTCCCAAACTTCCCAGACTACCCCCCACGATTCTCAACTGTTCCTAGTAACATCTCTTCCACAAAGTCCCGAAATAACGACGCCTCAAGGCATCTCTGACTCAAACCCCACAAAACGTCAAGCAACTTCAGAGTTCAGGCAGGAATCATCGTTCTCCCAAGGTCTGAACCATATGTTAGACAACTCATTCAAACAGATGTCGCAGCCCTCGCTCTCCCAGAACCAAAATCACTCATTCGAGCCTCTGCCAGGCTTTAATAAAGAGGACCTGGGACCTCCAGGGAGTACAACTGAGGGGTTCCAGCCCTTTGAGAGCAGCGACGAGTTCTTTGATCACATCTTCGCAAAGACCAATTCCTTTGGAGAGAAGATTGTAGCTGTGGTGACTGCGATAACTCCTGCGCCTCACCAGCAGCCTGAGACACGGGATAATCCCAGTCAGTCTACACCCGCCGGAACCTCCCCGCTGACGACCGGATCCACGTTCCAGACTGTGTCATTTTCAGAAAGCATCTCAGGAACCCTGAGCCCTTCTTACCAAACTTCATCTTCGTCTTCCGCCGTCTTTCACCAGCCTCCCACGATCTCCATATCAACACCAAGCTCGCCTCAGGGAAGGTCCACTTGGTCAGCCAACGGCATCACCAACTCACCTTCAATTGATGGCCCGTGGAGACCCCTTTCAGAG GACGAGAGCGTGACGGCGCCCTTAACTGAGGTCGGTGACGCCCCCcacccgaccaccaccaccacctcccccctccacgATATGTTCCAGCCTGGAGGAATTTCAG ATTTTCTATCATTATCGTCGAGCTCAGGCAACGAGGAGAGGGGGCGGGAGAAGCCTATCGCGGACGGGCCACCGGACCTCGAGAATTTTGAT ATGATTGTGCTTCCTTACAAGACTGTGGAGGACAAAACGAGCCAGACTCCAGGGACACAAGAGGTCTCTGGTCGCCCTGATCAG GCGAAGGAGGATGTTTCGGTGTACCTATTGAGAAGACAGACACCTAAGGGCACAGACGGACCCAATGCCGCCGCCAGTGACCACGGGGCGCCCAGCGACCCAAGCTCCACCTCCCACGTGTTGG ACAAGGTGGCCAGCCAGCTCCAGACAATCAACCAACATCATGCAACCAGCCAGAGCCAGGTCACCAGCCAGCCCCAATTCTCCAGTCATAACCAGGTCACAAGTCAAAATCAGGTCACCATTCAGAATGAAGTCACCTCCAAGCGTGACCTAGAGCGTGAGCTGTTTCCAACTTCCGGGGAAGATATAGAAGAATTTATGCAG GTGCTGGGGTCACTGGCGCCACCACCGGCGTCCTTCTGTGAGCACGGCTTCTGTCAGGACCATTCCCACGACAACAAGTAA